In Bradyrhizobium lablabi, one DNA window encodes the following:
- a CDS encoding electron transfer flavoprotein subunit alpha/FixB family protein, with the protein MTTLLIAEHDNASIKDSTNKALTAATALGGEVHVLVAGQNAKPAADAAAKLAGVKKVLLADDAAYAHDLAEPLAALIVALAPSYDAFVAPATSRFKNVMPRVAALLDVMQVSEIIKVVSPDTFERPIYAGNAIQTVKSKDAKKVITVRTSTFPATGEGGSAPVENAATAADPGLSSFVGEEVAKSDRPELTSAKIIVSGGRAMQSRENFAKYIEPLADKLGAGVGASRAAVDAGYAPNDWQVGQTGKVVAPELYVAIGISGAIQHLAGMKDSKVIVAINKDEDAPIFQVADYGLVADLYQAVPELTEALGKLGK; encoded by the coding sequence ATGACGACGTTACTGATTGCCGAACACGACAACGCCTCGATCAAGGACTCTACCAACAAGGCGCTGACCGCGGCGACAGCGCTCGGCGGCGAAGTCCATGTGCTGGTCGCCGGCCAGAACGCCAAGCCTGCCGCCGACGCAGCCGCCAAGCTCGCCGGCGTGAAGAAGGTCTTGCTGGCGGATGACGCCGCTTATGCCCATGACCTCGCCGAGCCGCTGGCTGCGCTGATCGTGGCGCTGGCGCCTTCCTATGACGCCTTCGTCGCGCCCGCGACCTCGCGCTTCAAGAATGTGATGCCGCGGGTTGCGGCGCTGCTCGACGTCATGCAGGTGTCGGAAATCATCAAGGTGGTTTCGCCCGATACCTTCGAGCGGCCGATCTATGCCGGCAACGCGATCCAGACCGTGAAATCGAAGGACGCCAAGAAGGTGATCACGGTGCGGACCTCGACCTTCCCTGCTACCGGTGAGGGCGGCAGCGCGCCGGTGGAAAATGCCGCGACAGCGGCCGATCCCGGCCTCTCCAGTTTTGTCGGCGAGGAAGTGGCAAAGAGCGATCGCCCCGAACTGACATCGGCCAAGATCATCGTCTCCGGCGGCCGGGCCATGCAGAGCCGCGAGAACTTTGCCAAATATATCGAGCCGCTGGCCGACAAGCTGGGCGCCGGCGTCGGCGCCTCGCGCGCCGCGGTCGATGCCGGCTATGCGCCTAACGACTGGCAGGTCGGGCAGACCGGCAAGGTGGTGGCGCCGGAACTTTATGTCGCGATCGGCATCTCCGGCGCGATCCAGCATCTCGCCGGCATGAAGGACTCCAAGGTGATCGTCGCGATCAACAAGGATGAGGACGCGCCGATCTTCCAGGTCGCCGATTACGGCCTGGTCGCGGATCTCTATCAAGCGGTTCCCGAATTGACCGAGGCGCTCGGCAAGCTCGGAAAGTAA
- a CDS encoding 3-hydroxybutyryl-CoA dehydrogenase produces MAAMIKKIGVIGSGQMGNGIAHVAALAGLDVVLNDVSSDRVKSAMATINGNLSRQVAKKIITEDARKQALGRIVSTETMEGLSDCDLVIESAVEKEEIKRKIFHDLCAVLKPEAIVASNTSSISITRLAASTDRPERFIGIHFMNPVPLMELVELIRGIATDDATFDAAKEFVTRLGKQVAVSEDFPAFIVNRILLPMINEAIYTLYEGVGNVEAIDAAMKLGAHHPMGPLELADFIGLDTCLSIMQVLHEGLADSKYRPCPLLVKYVEAGWLGRKTQRGFYDYRGDKPVPTR; encoded by the coding sequence ATGGCGGCAATGATCAAGAAGATCGGCGTGATCGGCTCGGGCCAGATGGGCAACGGGATTGCGCATGTGGCGGCGCTGGCCGGGCTCGACGTCGTACTCAACGATGTATCAAGCGACCGCGTGAAGTCTGCGATGGCGACCATCAACGGCAATCTGTCGCGCCAGGTCGCCAAGAAGATCATCACCGAGGACGCCCGCAAGCAGGCGCTGGGCCGCATCGTCTCCACCGAGACGATGGAGGGGCTTTCCGATTGCGATCTGGTGATCGAGAGCGCGGTCGAGAAGGAAGAGATCAAGCGCAAGATCTTTCACGATCTCTGCGCGGTGCTGAAGCCCGAGGCCATCGTCGCCTCCAACACCTCGTCGATCTCGATCACCCGGCTTGCCGCCTCCACCGACCGGCCCGAGCGCTTCATCGGCATTCACTTCATGAATCCGGTGCCGCTGATGGAACTGGTCGAACTGATCCGCGGCATCGCCACCGACGACGCGACGTTCGACGCGGCCAAGGAATTCGTCACCCGGCTTGGCAAGCAGGTCGCGGTGTCGGAGGATTTCCCGGCCTTCATCGTCAACCGCATCCTGCTGCCGATGATCAACGAGGCGATCTATACGCTCTATGAGGGCGTCGGAAACGTCGAGGCGATCGACGCCGCGATGAAGCTCGGTGCGCATCATCCGATGGGGCCGCTCGAATTGGCCGATTTCATCGGGCTCGATACCTGTCTGTCGATCATGCAGGTGCTGCACGAGGGCCTGGCGGACTCCAAATATCGTCCGTGCCCGCTGCTGGTAAAATACGTCGAGGCCGGCTGGCTCGGCCGCAAAACCCAGCGTGGCTTTTATGACTATCGCGGCGACAAGCCGGTCCCGACGCGGTGA
- the tlpA gene encoding thiol:disulfide interchange protein TlpA: MTNDMPELPSPRPVAARRIAIVIGAVLIGGVIGYAGIYGIGGLKGNVSGDPACRGAVDLARKLAPLAHGEVAALTMATTPLRLPDLAFEDADGKPKKLSDWRGRTVLVNLWATWCVPCRKEMPALEGLQTKLGGPNFEVVAVNIDTRDPEKPKNFLKEANLTGLGYFSDQKAKVFQDLKAIGRALGMPTSVLVDGQGCEIATIAGPAEWDSDDAVKLIKAAVNPVAAGL; encoded by the coding sequence ATGACAAACGATATGCCTGAACTGCCCTCGCCTCGCCCCGTTGCCGCGCGCCGGATTGCCATCGTGATTGGCGCCGTGCTGATCGGAGGAGTGATTGGATATGCCGGGATATACGGGATCGGCGGGCTGAAGGGCAACGTATCAGGCGACCCGGCCTGCCGCGGGGCCGTTGACCTCGCCCGCAAGCTCGCGCCGCTGGCGCATGGTGAAGTCGCGGCGCTGACCATGGCGACGACTCCCTTGCGGCTGCCGGACCTCGCTTTCGAGGACGCCGACGGCAAGCCCAAAAAGCTCTCCGATTGGCGCGGACGCACGGTCCTGGTCAATTTGTGGGCCACCTGGTGCGTGCCCTGCCGCAAGGAGATGCCGGCGCTGGAGGGCCTGCAAACCAAGCTCGGCGGCCCTAATTTCGAGGTGGTCGCCGTCAATATTGATACCCGTGACCCCGAGAAGCCGAAAAATTTCCTGAAAGAGGCCAATCTGACCGGGCTCGGCTATTTCAGCGACCAGAAAGCCAAGGTTTTCCAGGATCTTAAAGCCATAGGCCGGGCACTGGGGATGCCGACTTCGGTGCTGGTCGACGGCCAGGGCTGCGAAATCGCCACCATCGCGGGGCCCGCGGAATGGGACAGCGACGACGCCGTCAAGCTGATCAAGGCCGCGGTGAACCCGGTCGCGGCGGGACTTTAG
- the argH gene encoding argininosuccinate lyase, with protein sequence MSNKMWGGRFTERPDAIMEEINVSIDVDRHLYAQDIAASKAHAAMLAAQGIITANDAKNIDKGLDTILSEIGKGSFDFKRALEDIHMNVESRLGELIGPAAGRLHTARSRNDQVATDFKLYVRDTIDELDAALAAFQHALVERALQHAATVMPGFTHLQTAQPVTFGHHLLAYVEMAARDRGRFADARKRLNESPLGAAALAGTSFPIDRDATAKALGFDRPTANSLDAVSDRDFVLETLSAAAIASVHLSRFAEEIVIWTSPLVGLVRLSDKYTTGSSIMPQKRNPDAAELVRAKTGRVIGALTALLIVMKGLPLAYQKDMQEDKEGAMEAFSALSLAVRAMTGMVKDLVPDEARMKAAAGEGYATATDLADWLVRTLKMPFRDAHHVTGRIVAKASQAGVPLHQLPLKEMQAIEPKITTDALGTLSVEASVKSRDSYGGTAPKNVLAQAKAWARRLEKQRKLG encoded by the coding sequence ATGAGCAACAAGATGTGGGGCGGCCGGTTCACGGAGCGCCCCGATGCGATCATGGAGGAAATCAACGTCTCGATCGACGTCGACCGTCACCTTTATGCCCAGGACATCGCCGCGTCCAAGGCCCACGCGGCGATGCTCGCCGCGCAAGGCATTATCACCGCAAACGATGCGAAAAATATCGACAAGGGTCTAGACACGATTTTGTCAGAAATCGGCAAGGGATCGTTCGATTTCAAGCGCGCGCTCGAGGACATTCACATGAATGTCGAGAGCAGGCTGGGCGAGCTGATCGGGCCCGCCGCCGGGCGGCTGCACACCGCGCGTTCGCGCAACGACCAGGTGGCGACCGATTTCAAGCTCTATGTCCGCGACACGATCGACGAACTGGATGCCGCGCTCGCTGCGTTCCAGCATGCGCTGGTGGAACGGGCGCTGCAACATGCCGCGACCGTGATGCCGGGCTTTACCCATCTGCAGACCGCGCAGCCGGTCACGTTCGGGCACCATCTATTGGCCTATGTCGAGATGGCGGCGCGCGACCGCGGCCGCTTTGCCGACGCACGCAAGCGTCTCAACGAATCGCCGCTCGGCGCCGCGGCGCTGGCTGGCACTTCGTTCCCGATCGACCGCGACGCAACCGCAAAGGCCCTTGGCTTCGACCGGCCGACGGCCAATTCGCTCGACGCGGTGTCGGACCGCGACTTCGTGCTGGAAACCTTGTCGGCGGCGGCGATCGCATCCGTGCATCTGTCGCGCTTCGCCGAGGAAATCGTGATCTGGACCTCGCCGCTGGTCGGGCTGGTGCGGCTAAGCGACAAATACACCACCGGCTCCTCGATCATGCCGCAGAAGCGCAACCCGGATGCGGCCGAACTGGTGCGCGCCAAGACCGGCAGGGTGATCGGCGCGCTGACCGCATTGCTGATCGTGATGAAGGGCCTGCCGCTCGCCTATCAAAAGGACATGCAGGAGGACAAGGAGGGCGCGATGGAAGCGTTTTCCGCGCTGTCGCTGGCGGTCCGGGCGATGACCGGCATGGTCAAAGACCTCGTGCCGGATGAGGCGCGGATGAAGGCGGCTGCCGGCGAGGGCTACGCCACCGCCACGGATTTGGCCGACTGGCTGGTGCGGACGCTGAAAATGCCGTTCCGCGACGCCCATCACGTCACCGGGCGCATCGTCGCCAAGGCGTCGCAAGCGGGCGTGCCGCTGCATCAACTGCCTCTGAAGGAGATGCAGGCGATCGAGCCGAAAATCACGACTGACGCGCTCGGTACGCTTT